From a single Couchioplanes caeruleus genomic region:
- a CDS encoding DUF3027 domain-containing protein → MWGSRCHRTPCVGKNGSVTTRTAGRAARLDQVCADAVGVARGAITEVDPADIGEHLEAVAEGDRVVTHFFDSKLAGYKGWRWAVTVTRVPRSRHVTVCETVLLPGPDALMAPGWLPWNERVQPGDLGVGDLMPTAPDDERLAPGYVLSDDAAVEEVSWELGLGRPRVMSREGRLDTAQRWYDGDSGPEAPISTAAPRNARCGTCGFYLPLAGSLRGMFGVCGNLYAPDDARAVSADHGCGAHSEALLGSAEQPVEELPTVYDDSEVEAVAVSRAPGSVEGSEPAEDYGHS, encoded by the coding sequence ATGTGGGGGAGTCGTTGCCACCGGACTCCATGCGTGGGGAAGAATGGGTCCGTGACCACCAGGACCGCGGGCCGTGCCGCCCGACTCGACCAGGTCTGCGCCGATGCGGTCGGGGTGGCGCGGGGCGCCATCACCGAGGTTGATCCGGCGGACATCGGCGAGCACCTCGAGGCCGTGGCCGAGGGCGACCGGGTCGTGACGCATTTCTTCGACAGCAAGCTGGCCGGCTACAAGGGCTGGCGGTGGGCCGTCACCGTGACCCGGGTGCCGCGCTCCCGGCACGTCACCGTCTGCGAGACCGTGCTGCTGCCCGGCCCGGACGCGCTGATGGCCCCCGGCTGGCTGCCGTGGAACGAGCGGGTCCAGCCGGGCGACCTGGGCGTCGGCGACCTCATGCCCACCGCGCCGGACGACGAGCGGCTCGCACCGGGCTACGTGCTCAGCGACGACGCCGCGGTCGAGGAGGTCTCCTGGGAGCTGGGCCTCGGCCGGCCCCGGGTGATGTCCCGCGAGGGCCGCCTCGACACCGCCCAGCGCTGGTACGACGGCGACTCCGGCCCCGAGGCACCGATCTCGACGGCTGCCCCGCGCAACGCCCGGTGCGGCACCTGCGGCTTCTACCTTCCGCTCGCCGGCTCGCTGCGCGGGATGTTCGGCGTCTGCGGCAACCTCTACGCCCCGGACGACGCCCGCGCGGTCAGCGCCGACCACGGCTGCGGCGCGCACTCGGAGGCACTGCTCGGCTCGGCGGAGCAGCCGGTCGAGGAACTGCCCACGGTGTACGACGACAGCGAGGTCGAGGCGGTCGCGGTGAGCCGGGCCCCGGGTTCGGTCGAGGGCAGCGAGCCCGCCGAGGACTACGGCCACAGCTGA